One region of Gimesia sp. genomic DNA includes:
- a CDS encoding glycosyltransferase translates to MISTEEKQRLCQQCKFKRNYLCRRHGEEWKKVCETRLVCEGWGNVPRVPEQTKETEQKKEPSFGVAIIITSHNYGRFLAQCLESTLNQSCPASEIIVVDDSSTDNTQEVAESFSDRGVQYLRVENRSAHFSRRDGVVATRSDIVLFLDADDMLPPDFIECGLREFINQDVGVVYCDHQNFGIYNHRTNFPDFSVDRLFKGPNFVSTCSFVRREALTLTDAWNIDVDERYMPEDYWLFQRIAMDGWDFRKQTAVLQYRRHKESMSQTRVTMDPGKVYYLSHGLTYHNITLFVPLSGRKWMWPRFRDYLERQTWPHDQIKLILMDTSRDVVFSAMVRGWVANCDYKDVRHVQLDVGTPGLADLNRRERKHYDEVRLSMCKIYNQLRSMLETPYVWILEDDIIPPDDVLDRLMRNFTHEVGAVTAPYQSRYNGEPIVWVEDGVKNVKPPKKATPPGPGEPQVTEMRGSGFGCLVTRSELIKQHVFALPSSQNDYDPYFFTGMGDHWKRLCNWSCACEHWGQDRVYLIAENLKNFIA, encoded by the coding sequence ATGATCAGCACCGAAGAAAAACAGCGACTCTGTCAGCAGTGCAAATTTAAACGGAATTACCTCTGCCGAAGGCACGGTGAAGAGTGGAAAAAGGTCTGTGAAACTCGCCTGGTCTGTGAGGGGTGGGGCAATGTTCCGCGGGTCCCTGAACAGACGAAAGAAACCGAACAGAAGAAAGAGCCCAGTTTTGGGGTGGCCATCATTATTACCAGCCACAATTACGGCAGGTTTCTGGCCCAGTGCCTGGAAAGCACACTCAACCAAAGTTGTCCGGCGTCTGAAATCATCGTCGTTGATGACTCCAGCACGGATAACACGCAAGAGGTTGCCGAGTCATTCAGTGACCGCGGTGTCCAATACCTGAGAGTGGAGAACCGCAGCGCCCATTTCAGCCGTAGGGACGGCGTGGTGGCTACCAGGTCGGATATCGTGTTGTTTCTCGATGCAGACGACATGTTGCCCCCAGACTTCATTGAGTGCGGTCTGAGAGAGTTTATCAATCAGGACGTGGGGGTGGTCTACTGCGACCACCAGAACTTCGGGATTTACAACCACAGAACGAACTTTCCTGACTTCTCAGTCGATCGACTGTTCAAGGGGCCGAATTTCGTCAGTACCTGTTCTTTCGTGAGACGGGAGGCGCTGACACTGACAGACGCCTGGAACATCGACGTTGATGAACGCTACATGCCTGAGGATTACTGGCTGTTTCAACGCATTGCGATGGACGGTTGGGACTTCAGAAAGCAGACGGCCGTGCTGCAGTACCGCCGGCACAAGGAGTCAATGTCTCAGACTCGCGTGACGATGGACCCGGGAAAGGTTTATTATCTGTCCCATGGTCTCACGTATCACAATATTACGCTGTTCGTTCCGCTGTCCGGTCGCAAATGGATGTGGCCCCGCTTCCGTGATTACCTCGAGCGCCAGACTTGGCCCCATGATCAAATCAAGCTGATCCTGATGGACACCAGCCGCGATGTTGTGTTTTCCGCAATGGTCAGGGGGTGGGTTGCTAACTGCGATTATAAAGACGTGCGACATGTGCAGCTGGATGTCGGCACGCCGGGACTGGCGGACCTGAACCGCAGGGAGCGGAAACACTATGATGAGGTCAGGCTGTCGATGTGCAAAATCTATAACCAGCTGCGGTCGATGCTGGAAACGCCGTATGTGTGGATTCTGGAGGATGACATCATCCCCCCTGACGATGTTTTAGACCGACTTATGAGAAACTTCACTCATGAAGTCGGGGCCGTCACAGCGCCGTATCAGTCACGCTACAACGGCGAGCCGATTGTCTGGGTTGAAGATGGCGTGAAGAACGTGAAGCCACCGAAGAAAGCGACACCACCGGGACCAGGTGAGCCACAGGTAACCGAAATGCGGGGGTCTGGGTTTGGCTGTCTGGTGACACGCTCAGAGCTGATCAAACAGCATGTGTTCGCCCTGCCCAGCAGCCAGAACGACTATGACCCGTATTTCTTCACCGGGATGGGAGACCACTGGAAGCGACTGTGTAACTGGTCGTGTGCCTGTGAGCATTGGGGGCAGGATCGGGTTTACCTAATTGCAGAAAATTTAAAGAATTTTATCGCATAA
- a CDS encoding SMEK domain-containing protein: MITRGYLIGEIVDQLSTIAQQVEIRGKLNLLDINTHLESFFKTILNHVLNLNLTNLNQDVSNVPALDLQDSSSGTAIQITSLKSSDKVNDAVQKALELETPPQKLIVFIIGHKQKTYTLDETTEQADFFSRDNIWDINTLAKKLIDLELDTLHTIYNYIVRECTKVLIELEIPNTDGEYPTSLINLIEVIPRPKISDFSFLFQYLEENNFDPPCSREEVITIMTEYSECLSKLPRITREFYSILMERREQGSFEDSLRVNLNRINRYCENTPIIVREELIMLQEYDLIRINIPDYEEAAYESPYIYIDEQKYSTLSYIVDFIEAGNLSFQRAIVFLDFSDFGVELPEVSS, encoded by the coding sequence ATGATTACACGAGGTTATTTAATCGGGGAAATTGTTGACCAGTTAAGCACGATCGCTCAACAGGTCGAAATCCGAGGGAAATTAAATTTATTAGATATCAATACACACCTGGAGAGTTTCTTTAAAACAATTCTCAATCATGTGTTGAATTTGAACCTGACAAATTTGAATCAAGATGTCAGTAACGTTCCAGCTTTGGATCTCCAGGATTCGTCTTCAGGAACAGCAATTCAAATCACATCACTCAAAAGTTCTGACAAGGTAAATGATGCCGTTCAGAAAGCTCTTGAGTTGGAAACACCACCTCAAAAACTTATCGTTTTTATTATTGGTCATAAACAGAAAACATACACATTAGACGAAACAACCGAACAAGCAGATTTTTTTTCAAGGGATAACATCTGGGACATTAACACCCTGGCCAAAAAACTAATTGACCTAGAACTAGATACCTTACACACAATCTACAATTACATCGTGAGAGAATGCACAAAAGTATTAATAGAATTAGAAATACCTAATACCGATGGCGAATATCCAACTTCATTGATTAATCTCATAGAAGTAATACCTAGGCCTAAAATATCAGATTTTAGTTTTCTATTTCAGTATTTGGAAGAAAACAATTTTGATCCACCATGCAGTCGAGAAGAAGTCATAACAATCATGACTGAATACTCTGAATGCTTGTCGAAGCTTCCTCGTATTACGCGTGAATTCTACTCAATTTTAATGGAGCGCAGGGAGCAGGGATCGTTCGAAGACTCATTGAGAGTAAATTTAAACCGAATCAATAGGTATTGTGAGAACACTCCTATAATTGTTAGAGAAGAATTGATAATGCTTCAAGAGTACGATTTGATAAGAATCAATATTCCTGATTACGAAGAAGCCGCATATGAAAGTCCTTATATTTATATTGACGAACAAAAATATTCTACCCTATCTTACATAGTTGATTTCATTGAAGCTGGAAATCTCAGTTTTCAGAGAGCAATTGTATTTTTAGATTTTTCAGATTTTGGAGTAGAGCTACCTGAGGTTTCATCCTGA
- a CDS encoding HNH endonuclease: MTKAKYRPERLSDHPHYFGIARTGEVRPDIDSKNSFFAEITDYKPFQRPVLAKINGSYIEQIPESKKSNYWRGSARQIEKDVFLKILSLASIENGYIEENTNDDFQDLDAIQFSSLEGEARVVTRTEYKRERELRDAAIEHHGTTCKACGFNFAEVYGSHGAGYIQVHHLDPLSESKGIRRTDPKTDLTVLCANCHMMVHRYKDNLISVDELKRIIALK; this comes from the coding sequence TTGACGAAAGCCAAGTATCGACCTGAGCGACTCTCTGATCATCCACATTATTTTGGAATAGCTCGTACAGGAGAAGTACGCCCAGATATCGATTCTAAGAACAGCTTCTTCGCTGAAATCACTGATTATAAACCATTCCAGCGGCCGGTCCTGGCGAAAATAAACGGTTCCTACATTGAGCAGATTCCAGAGAGTAAAAAAAGCAATTACTGGAGAGGTAGCGCTCGCCAGATCGAAAAAGACGTCTTTCTTAAAATCCTGTCCTTAGCGTCAATCGAAAACGGATACATCGAAGAAAATACCAATGATGATTTTCAGGATTTGGACGCAATCCAATTCAGCAGTCTTGAAGGTGAGGCCCGAGTTGTCACCCGAACTGAATACAAAAGAGAAAGAGAACTACGAGACGCTGCCATCGAACATCATGGTACGACCTGTAAAGCCTGTGGTTTCAACTTTGCTGAAGTTTATGGAAGCCATGGTGCTGGTTATATCCAAGTGCATCATCTCGATCCACTGAGCGAGTCTAAAGGTATTCGTCGCACCGACCCTAAAACCGATTTGACTGTTCTGTGTGCGAATTGCCATATGATGGTACATCGGTATAAAGACAATTTAATCAGTGTCGATGAATTGAAACGAATAATCGCATTAAAATGA
- a CDS encoding DUF5067 domain-containing protein, translated as MNIKQESRAANSMGIASVILGILAFLLCWIPFVNILAFVLGSISALMAVIGIFLGISRNGSGIGYSIAGGALSAIALFFSAGFFLALFGSVAAVSQAVDTANQARERRQAMENALVVNDKNQKQQQALPAPMDQPKKPADKWAGKGLTATVGDVTVEILGTDINQIQFKDIADRQTGTSEEEFLLVKLKITNNSEVKKYSYSPWESARYGNDPLLTDEHGNSYVAKSPTFQKIVGSVRYKELYPGESVEDLYVFERPVGKASKFKMNLYSRDFTGGEPVLLKFACSKELIAEAKTQSEKNQADSEKPVMLRGAPKTEASPVPEFNNVSTAGGIKAEITKVAVEEFEGKECLAIHLKLTNNSGSKQTYSTWQSKYYSSGDLLTDDLGKAYESVPVKLDPQTIEPDSTIEDTLYFEKPDPKATKFNLFLYPRAFTEKQPLNFKFKN; from the coding sequence GTGAACATCAAGCAGGAATCGCGCGCGGCAAACAGTATGGGAATCGCGTCTGTGATTCTCGGAATATTGGCATTCCTGCTTTGCTGGATCCCGTTTGTAAACATTCTCGCATTCGTTCTCGGTAGCATCAGCGCCCTGATGGCGGTTATTGGGATCTTCCTGGGAATCTCACGTAATGGCTCAGGCATTGGATATTCGATCGCGGGTGGTGCACTGTCTGCGATCGCACTGTTTTTCTCTGCTGGTTTTTTCCTGGCTCTTTTCGGCAGTGTCGCTGCGGTCAGTCAGGCTGTTGATACTGCTAATCAAGCCAGAGAGAGACGGCAGGCAATGGAGAATGCCTTAGTTGTAAATGACAAAAATCAGAAACAGCAGCAGGCCTTACCAGCCCCAATGGATCAACCCAAGAAACCAGCTGATAAGTGGGCAGGCAAGGGACTGACAGCGACTGTGGGCGATGTGACCGTAGAAATCCTGGGGACCGACATCAATCAGATCCAGTTTAAGGACATCGCCGATCGACAAACTGGCACAAGCGAAGAGGAATTCCTGCTGGTGAAATTGAAAATCACCAATAACAGTGAAGTAAAAAAATATTCCTATTCACCATGGGAAAGCGCTCGTTATGGGAATGACCCACTGTTGACTGATGAGCACGGAAACTCATATGTCGCCAAGAGCCCAACATTTCAGAAGATTGTTGGCAGTGTTAGATATAAAGAGCTCTATCCTGGTGAATCAGTCGAGGACCTTTATGTCTTCGAACGCCCGGTCGGCAAAGCCAGCAAATTTAAAATGAATCTTTACTCAAGAGACTTCACGGGAGGCGAGCCAGTTCTACTGAAATTCGCCTGCTCTAAGGAGTTGATTGCGGAAGCAAAAACTCAGAGTGAGAAAAATCAAGCTGACTCAGAAAAGCCCGTCATGTTAAGAGGAGCCCCCAAAACAGAAGCTTCACCTGTACCTGAATTCAATAATGTTTCAACAGCTGGCGGCATCAAGGCAGAAATCACGAAAGTAGCGGTTGAAGAGTTCGAGGGCAAAGAATGCCTGGCGATCCACTTGAAACTCACCAACAACAGTGGATCTAAGCAGACCTACAGCACCTGGCAGAGCAAGTATTACAGCTCCGGGGACCTGTTGACTGATGACCTCGGAAAGGCTTATGAATCGGTTCCCGTGAAACTCGATCCCCAAACAATCGAACCGGATTCAACTATCGAAGATACGCTCTATTTTGAAAAGCCTGATCCGAAGGCTACAAAATTCAACCTGTTTCTCTATCCCCGAGCATTCACAGAGAAGCAGCCTTTGAACTTTAAGTTTAAGAATTAA
- a CDS encoding TIGR04255 family protein, whose product MSKVDCPKFKNPPVVETVLTVQFDELQDFKTAHFGMFYETVKARFPEVIDRGRLDPVVETFPRGRMPKGAFQFITGDQGPGPQRVWYRQPDNGSMMLQLQPDRFAFNWAGKEGTEYPHYDSNRPVFIEEFENFSKFVNDHSIGKVLPNLCEVTYINHIYPEPEEDVIEFFESSFKGLKWETSDSWLKDLPELVAYNRVYVIGDEQGRLYVEANINQDKERKKFILLKITGRVIHKEEDSLLENMDLAHLWVVKSFVSLTEEHVQIERWKRF is encoded by the coding sequence ATGAGTAAAGTAGATTGCCCAAAATTCAAGAATCCACCAGTTGTGGAGACGGTGCTAACAGTACAATTTGATGAGCTTCAAGATTTTAAAACAGCTCACTTTGGGATGTTCTACGAGACTGTAAAAGCCAGGTTCCCAGAGGTTATTGACAGGGGACGTCTCGATCCGGTGGTAGAAACCTTTCCCCGTGGGCGAATGCCTAAAGGAGCATTCCAGTTTATCACAGGTGATCAGGGTCCAGGTCCGCAGAGAGTATGGTATAGACAGCCAGATAACGGAAGCATGATGCTTCAATTGCAACCAGACAGATTTGCTTTTAACTGGGCAGGAAAAGAGGGGACTGAATATCCTCACTATGACTCAAATCGGCCGGTCTTTATAGAAGAGTTTGAAAATTTTTCTAAGTTCGTGAACGACCACTCAATTGGGAAGGTACTCCCTAACCTTTGCGAAGTGACATATATAAATCACATCTACCCCGAGCCTGAAGAGGATGTTATAGAGTTTTTCGAATCCAGCTTTAAAGGCCTGAAATGGGAAACCTCAGATAGTTGGTTGAAAGATCTCCCAGAACTCGTAGCCTATAATCGAGTTTATGTAATAGGTGATGAACAGGGCAGACTTTACGTTGAAGCGAATATCAATCAAGATAAAGAACGAAAGAAATTTATCTTGCTCAAAATCACGGGACGAGTAATTCATAAAGAAGAGGATTCACTTCTAGAAAATATGGATCTCGCTCACTTATGGGTTGTTAAGAGTTTTGTAAGCCTCACAGAAGAGCACGTTCAAATAGAACGTTGGAAACGGTTTTAA
- a CDS encoding tyrosine-type recombinase/integrase, which translates to MAKKRRRSNGEGSIYQVDGKWVAQISYYKDGKLKRPKRICKKHADAVAKLEELRKDALHLDMDEQHHTVESYINEWLFDIENSDRAFSTLKGYRGIVNNYIIPKLGTVKLRELKASKIRRFIHSLQDSGVGSRAVEMSYFCLNSALNQAYKSDIILKNPCVSIQRPVHKQKEAIPFTREERELILQAADGDYFYPLYKFMLATGMRSSETFGLHWDDIDYQTRTIHVQRQYIFGDYAKLKSKKSDRFLDLTPGLEEVLRLQREKMNEAGFGDRKYVFCGKRGGHLNSSTFNHQIWKPFLEEAGVTPRGLHHLRHTFASELLAEGADLLVVSALLGHSSPTVTLKIYAHAMPPKRSQVAGLIQTIFG; encoded by the coding sequence ATGGCAAAAAAACGCAGGCGTTCCAATGGGGAAGGATCGATCTACCAGGTTGACGGCAAATGGGTTGCGCAGATCAGCTACTACAAAGACGGTAAGCTGAAGCGGCCAAAGCGTATTTGTAAGAAGCATGCTGATGCTGTTGCCAAGCTGGAAGAGCTCCGGAAAGATGCCTTGCATCTCGACATGGATGAACAGCACCACACGGTAGAGAGTTACATAAATGAGTGGCTGTTCGATATTGAAAACAGCGACCGCGCTTTCAGCACTCTCAAGGGCTATCGAGGGATAGTTAATAATTACATCATTCCGAAACTGGGAACAGTCAAACTTCGTGAGCTGAAAGCCTCTAAAATCAGAAGGTTCATCCATTCTCTTCAGGATTCCGGCGTTGGTTCTCGTGCTGTGGAGATGTCTTATTTCTGTCTGAACAGTGCATTAAATCAGGCCTATAAATCAGACATCATTTTGAAGAATCCCTGTGTGAGCATTCAACGTCCGGTGCATAAGCAGAAGGAAGCGATACCATTCACCAGGGAAGAACGGGAGCTGATCCTCCAGGCTGCGGATGGAGATTATTTCTACCCGCTTTACAAGTTCATGCTCGCCACCGGAATGAGATCATCAGAAACGTTCGGTCTACACTGGGATGATATTGATTACCAGACGAGAACGATTCATGTGCAGCGCCAGTACATCTTTGGAGATTACGCGAAGCTGAAATCGAAAAAGAGCGATCGATTTCTAGATCTCACACCTGGTTTAGAAGAGGTGTTGAGGCTCCAGAGAGAGAAAATGAACGAAGCCGGTTTCGGTGATCGCAAATACGTCTTCTGCGGAAAACGCGGGGGGCACCTCAACAGCAGTACCTTCAATCACCAGATCTGGAAGCCATTCCTGGAAGAAGCCGGCGTTACTCCCCGCGGACTGCATCACCTGAGGCACACGTTCGCATCAGAGCTGCTGGCGGAAGGGGCGGATCTTCTGGTAGTATCTGCTCTGCTCGGTCATTCATCACCGACAGTAACACTGAAAATCTACGCTCATGCGATGCCACCAAAGCGGTCGCAGGTGGCTGGTCTGATCCAGACGATTTTCGGTTAA
- a CDS encoding phage portal protein, producing MNNSDQKLFRRHLRMDSGYGLSRSLYAGETGASIPLSNDHALCQILKHPNPTQSGAAFRYERVLQLQLTGASIVWNVPNQFGKTVQRYVIPTAIASPVAPSTDLPDGGYRIQTPSSRYDLDSFSSYSSSHNLLQQVLGKVIPLSQLQITRWPHPLYQDDGQSPVSAGARWIDSANQIDAARWAQMNNGADPSIVVTCGKDMRPTREELEAAAAMFDQKYGGTENTGKAIFTTGEQVVSLTATPREMDYNA from the coding sequence GTGAATAATTCCGATCAGAAATTGTTCCGACGCCACTTGAGAATGGACTCTGGATACGGACTTTCCCGAAGTCTATATGCTGGTGAAACTGGTGCGTCTATTCCCCTGTCAAACGATCATGCACTTTGCCAGATTCTCAAACATCCAAATCCCACTCAATCAGGTGCCGCTTTTCGCTATGAGCGAGTCCTGCAACTGCAACTGACTGGGGCAAGTATCGTCTGGAATGTTCCTAATCAGTTTGGGAAGACGGTTCAACGTTATGTAATTCCCACCGCGATCGCGTCGCCAGTTGCCCCCTCAACAGATTTGCCTGATGGTGGATATCGAATACAGACACCTTCGTCGCGCTATGATCTTGACTCCTTTTCAAGTTACTCCAGTTCACACAACCTACTACAGCAGGTATTGGGGAAAGTCATCCCCCTTTCACAGCTGCAGATAACGCGGTGGCCTCATCCACTTTACCAGGATGACGGACAATCTCCTGTCAGCGCGGGTGCCCGCTGGATCGACTCAGCCAATCAGATCGATGCAGCTCGTTGGGCTCAGATGAATAATGGAGCAGATCCATCAATTGTCGTCACCTGCGGAAAGGATATGCGCCCAACCAGAGAAGAACTTGAAGCCGCAGCCGCGATGTTTGATCAAAAATATGGGGGTACTGAAAATACGGGCAAGGCGATCTTTACAACCGGTGAGCAAGTCGTCTCTCTTACAGCCACCCCCCGGGAGATGGACTACAACGCCTAA
- a CDS encoding alpha/beta hydrolase: MKILFVILVLFSLVMPAYSVAQAEEEVRIIPDVVYGHKFGMALTFDVFQPEKPNGAGVLFMVSGGWYSRWTEPQNMLSRFKPLLDSGFTVFCVRHGSSPKFKIPAMVEDVRRSVRFIRLHAKEYGVDPNQLGVWGGSAGGHLSLILGTTSDQGEPDAKDKVLQQSDRVAAVAAYYPPTDLREFVEETSPYYQRFPALQFDKELADDFSPLLQVTPDDSPTLLIHGDQDKLVPISHSENIMQKFKAKNVPAELLVIEKAAHGFKGDDQTRASQAVVEWFRKHLSGQAK, translated from the coding sequence ATGAAAATTTTATTCGTTATCTTAGTACTCTTTTCACTAGTTATGCCTGCGTACTCAGTTGCTCAAGCGGAAGAAGAGGTCAGAATTATTCCGGACGTCGTTTATGGGCATAAATTTGGAATGGCACTGACTTTCGATGTGTTCCAACCCGAGAAGCCGAACGGCGCTGGCGTACTATTTATGGTTAGTGGGGGATGGTATTCGCGCTGGACGGAGCCCCAAAATATGTTGTCGCGGTTTAAGCCATTATTAGATAGCGGTTTTACAGTATTTTGTGTCAGGCATGGCAGCAGCCCTAAATTCAAAATCCCGGCAATGGTTGAGGATGTGAGAAGAAGTGTGCGGTTCATTCGTCTGCATGCGAAAGAATACGGTGTCGATCCCAACCAACTGGGGGTATGGGGTGGGAGTGCCGGAGGGCATTTATCGCTGATACTGGGGACGACATCGGATCAGGGAGAACCGGATGCAAAAGACAAGGTTTTACAACAGAGTGATCGTGTGGCTGCAGTAGCTGCCTATTATCCTCCAACGGATTTGCGTGAGTTCGTTGAAGAAACATCTCCCTATTACCAGCGGTTTCCAGCACTACAGTTTGACAAGGAACTTGCTGATGATTTCTCCCCGCTTCTGCAAGTCACTCCCGATGATTCGCCGACTCTGTTGATTCATGGCGACCAGGACAAACTGGTTCCCATCAGCCATAGTGAAAACATCATGCAGAAGTTTAAGGCGAAAAACGTCCCGGCTGAGTTACTGGTTATTGAAAAGGCGGCTCATGGTTTTAAAGGGGATGACCAGACGCGCGCCAGCCAGGCTGTCGTCGAGTGGTTCCGAAAACATCTAAGCGGGCAGGCTAAATGA